CCCGCCGTGTCCCAGTATCCCCGGTGCCCGGAAGTGATGGGATGTGCCCCGACCCTCCTGCGGAAGGAAACATTCCAGATGTCTGTACGCACCTCGTCGGCCGTCGCCAAGTCGCTGGCCGCGGCCGTTCTCACCGGTGGCCTCCTGACGGCCGGTGTCACCCCGGCGGCTGCCGTCGTCTCCGTGGCGCCCGCCGCCGACCCGGCACCCGCGACCGTCACCGTGACCGGGGAGGGGTCCGCGTCGACCGCCCCCGACATGGCCGTCCTCACCGCCGGGGTCGAGGTCACCGAACCGACGGCCAAGGAGGCCCTTGCCGCCCAGTCCGCCGCCTCCGCCGAGCTGCTCGCCGCGCTGCGGAAGCAGGGGATCGCCGACCGCGACGTGCAGACGGAGAGCCTCTCGCTGAACGCCGTCTACCAGCAGGACACGGCGGGCGGCCAGGCCAAGCTGACCGGATACCAGGCGGGGCAGGCCTTCTCCGTCAAGATCCGTGACATCCGCAAGGTCGGCGCGGTGATCCAGGCGGCGATGGACGCGACGGGCGACGCGGGCCGCGTCAACGGAGTCGCTTTCGACGTGGCCGACCCGGCAGCCCTGCAGACCGCAGCGCGCAAGGCCGCCGCGCACGACGCCCACGACAAGGCCGCACAGCACGCGAAGCTCGCCGGGCGCAGGCTCGGCCGGCTGGTGTCGCTGACCGAGGGGGAGAGCGGTCGGCCGCGTCCGGTGGCCATGCCGGCGGTCGCGTACGACAAGGAGAGCGTGCCGGTCGCGCCGGGCGAGATCGAGGACCAGATCCAGGTCACTGCGGTGTACGAGCTGAACTGACGGCGCCCGGGATCAGCGCGCCGAGTCGGCCAACTCCGCGCGCTCCAGGCCCAGTTCGCGGGCGAGCGCCTCGTCGGTCCACTCCAGCATCGTGGCCTTGGTGAGGGCTCCCGCGTACGACGTCATCTGTACGGCGAGCCCGTCGAGCAGCGCGGTCAGCCGCCACGCCGCCGCCGACGGGTCCGCGCACACGAACTCGCCCGCAGCCGCCCCCTCGGCGATCACCTCGGCCAGCGCCGCCTTCCACTGCTGGTCGAGTTCGCGAGTCACCGAGCGCAGGGCCGGTTCGCGCAGGGAGGCCGCCCAGCCCTCGATCCACAGCCGCCAGCCCTTGGCCTGGCCGGTCGGTGCGTACCAGCGGACGGCGGCGCGCAGCCTGCGGACCGCGCTCGTACGGCGGCCGAGCAGCTTGCGCAGATGTGCGAGGTCGCCTTCGGCGGCATACGTGAAGGCCGCCGCGACGAGGTTCTCCTTGGTGGAGTAGTGGTAGAGCACCAGTGCGTTGCTCACGCCCAGGGCGGAGGCGACATCGGCGATGCGTACCGCGGCGACCCCCCGGGACTGGATCTGCTCGACGGCGGCGCGCAACAACTCCTCGCGCCTCTCCTCCACGCTCAACCGGACTCTGGCCACGCGGCAACCCTAGTCCCCGCCGTCAGTACCAGCCGAACCGGTCCGCGATCACCGGCAGCCGGTCCGCGACGATCGCGTGGGCAGCGGCCCGGGGTGTTGTGCCGTCCGCCTCGGCGCGTGCCAGCATCTGGTCGATCAGCGTGCGCATGGAGCGGCGCGTGTACGCGAACGCCTCCTCCGCGTCGGCGCCGATGTCACCGAAGAGGGTCCACCACCACCAGGCGTTCGTACCCGAGTTGACGACCACATCGGGCAGTACGGTGATCCCGCGCGCGGCCAGGAGCTCCTCCGCCTCCGCGAGGACCGGCATGTTCGCCGCCTCGACGATCCAACGGGCCGTGATCTGCGCCTGGTTGGCCTCGGTGACGGCGTACGAGACCGCGGCCGGCACCAGCACCTCGGCATCCGCCGACAGCCAGGCGTCGCCCGGCAGCTCGCGGTCGCCCTCCCGCAGGACGGAGCGGTCCACGGCCCCGTACCCGTCGCGCGCGGCGAGCAGCGCCTCGACGTCGAGACCGGCCGGGTTCGCGATCGTGCCCCTGATGTCGGCCACGGCGACGATCCGCAGACCGGCGCGGGCGAGGAAGCGCGCGGTCGCCCCGCCCATCGTGCCGAGCCCCTGCACCGAGACGCGCGTCCCCTCGTGACCGACACCCGCCCGGTCCAGGGCGGCCAGCACCGACTCGGCGACACCGCAGCCGCCCACCAGCTCGTCGAGACCGATGCCGTCCACCTCCACGGCGAAGGCCGCCGCGAGGCGCTCGCGTGCCTCCGCCTCGTTGTCGAGGAGCGGGTACACGGCCTGGATCGAGGAGACGAGCCCGGCCTCGGCCGCCGCCTTGTCCACGATGTCCTGGGTCAGCCCGAGATCCTCGCCGGTGGTCCAGAAGCGCTCGATGTACGGGCGCATCGCGCGCAGATAGCGGACCAGGATGCCGTACGCGGCCGGGTCCTGCGGGTCGCAGTCGATGCCGCCCTTCGCGCCGCCGAGCGGGATGTAGCGAACCGATGAGTCTGCAGCGTTGTAGTGCAGGGCCTCCTTCATCGTCATGCCGCGTGCCAGGCCCGCGACCTCCTCCAGGGTGCAGCCGGGGCGCATCCGCAGGCCGCCGCTGGAGACGCCGCGCACCAGGCGGTCGACGACCAGGTGGCCCCGGCGACCGGTGACATGGTCGGTCCAGGTCAGGGAGATGAGGGGGGCGGCGGTCATGAGGCGGACTCCTCGGGGACGGATTAACTGAACCGTCGGTCAGTATCTGAAGGCTGTGCACCCCTGTCAATGCGC
The sequence above is drawn from the Streptomyces sp. NBC_01465 genome and encodes:
- a CDS encoding SIMPL domain-containing protein gives rise to the protein MSVRTSSAVAKSLAAAVLTGGLLTAGVTPAAAVVSVAPAADPAPATVTVTGEGSASTAPDMAVLTAGVEVTEPTAKEALAAQSAASAELLAALRKQGIADRDVQTESLSLNAVYQQDTAGGQAKLTGYQAGQAFSVKIRDIRKVGAVIQAAMDATGDAGRVNGVAFDVADPAALQTAARKAAAHDAHDKAAQHAKLAGRRLGRLVSLTEGESGRPRPVAMPAVAYDKESVPVAPGEIEDQIQVTAVYELN
- a CDS encoding TetR/AcrR family transcriptional regulator is translated as MARVRLSVEERREELLRAAVEQIQSRGVAAVRIADVASALGVSNALVLYHYSTKENLVAAAFTYAAEGDLAHLRKLLGRRTSAVRRLRAAVRWYAPTGQAKGWRLWIEGWAASLREPALRSVTRELDQQWKAALAEVIAEGAAAGEFVCADPSAAAWRLTALLDGLAVQMTSYAGALTKATMLEWTDEALARELGLERAELADSAR
- a CDS encoding Glu/Leu/Phe/Val dehydrogenase dimerization domain-containing protein; its protein translation is MTAAPLISLTWTDHVTGRRGHLVVDRLVRGVSSGGLRMRPGCTLEEVAGLARGMTMKEALHYNAADSSVRYIPLGGAKGGIDCDPQDPAAYGILVRYLRAMRPYIERFWTTGEDLGLTQDIVDKAAAEAGLVSSIQAVYPLLDNEAEARERLAAAFAVEVDGIGLDELVGGCGVAESVLAALDRAGVGHEGTRVSVQGLGTMGGATARFLARAGLRIVAVADIRGTIANPAGLDVEALLAARDGYGAVDRSVLREGDRELPGDAWLSADAEVLVPAAVSYAVTEANQAQITARWIVEAANMPVLAEAEELLAARGITVLPDVVVNSGTNAWWWWTLFGDIGADAEEAFAYTRRSMRTLIDQMLARAEADGTTPRAAAHAIVADRLPVIADRFGWY